A section of the Verrucomicrobium sp. GAS474 genome encodes:
- a CDS encoding ABC transporter permease subunit: MSLSFDLAAPVALASSPPSREEQPRRAPFAFSRFFHDPAWSRWTAWTLPALVLVAWEILARAGLISSRLLPPPSAVLASAWTLTLSGELGNDILVSSLRAFAGFAIGASVGFALGIASGFFRSAEVLLDTPLQMVRNIPLLALVPLVIIWFGVGETAKVFLVAVSVFFPLYLNTCHGIRSVDPALVEMAGVYGATRASLLRDVLLRGALPSILLGVRYALGYMWLFLVVSETLSATSGIGYLAMDAREMVRTDIVLVSIGLYALLGKASDSVARAIERRFASWHASVQSEKRRTR; encoded by the coding sequence ATGTCCCTCTCATTTGACCTTGCCGCCCCGGTCGCCCTGGCTTCCTCGCCGCCGTCGCGCGAGGAACAACCCCGCCGCGCCCCCTTCGCGTTCTCGCGCTTTTTCCACGACCCCGCGTGGAGCCGCTGGACCGCCTGGACCCTCCCCGCCCTCGTCCTCGTCGCGTGGGAGATCCTCGCCCGCGCCGGCCTCATCTCCTCGCGCCTCCTCCCGCCCCCCAGCGCCGTCCTCGCGTCGGCCTGGACGCTGACCCTCTCGGGCGAGCTGGGGAACGACATTCTCGTCAGCTCCCTCCGCGCCTTCGCCGGATTTGCGATCGGGGCCTCCGTCGGCTTCGCCCTCGGCATCGCCTCCGGCTTCTTCCGCTCCGCCGAGGTCCTCCTCGACACGCCGCTCCAGATGGTGCGGAACATCCCCCTCCTCGCCCTCGTCCCCCTCGTCATCATCTGGTTCGGCGTCGGCGAGACCGCGAAGGTCTTCCTCGTCGCCGTCAGCGTCTTCTTCCCGCTCTATCTGAACACCTGCCACGGCATCCGCTCCGTCGATCCCGCCCTCGTCGAGATGGCCGGGGTCTACGGGGCGACCCGCGCCTCCCTCCTGCGCGACGTCCTCCTGCGGGGCGCCCTCCCCTCGATCCTCCTCGGCGTCCGCTACGCCCTCGGATACATGTGGCTCTTCCTCGTCGTCTCGGAAACCCTCTCCGCCACCTCCGGCATCGGCTACCTCGCCATGGACGCCCGGGAAATGGTGAGAACCGACATCGTCCTCGTCAGCATCGGCCTCTACGCCCTCCTCGGCAAAGCCTCGGACAGCGTCGCCCGCGCCATCGAGCGCCGCTTCGCCTCCTGGCATGCCTCCGTCCAATCGGAGAAGCGCCGCACCCGCTAG
- a CDS encoding HlyD family secretion protein: MNLMKPIDFHSETTKRYARTGLIVVLAALSGWALWYHYQLAPWTRNGRVRVQVANVAPEIGGKIVGIMVRDNQRVKKGDPLFALCDDDYRFALAQAEAQVEATGAEMEVQRENAARRERIGPMAVSQEEIETASSAAVRAHAAHAAAVAARDQARLNLDRTVISAPVDGYVTNLAMRIGDFARPGEIKVSLVDEHSFWISAYFEETKLPRIHEGNRVRIRLMGVGPELEGKVDSISRGIADANTATGAQNLPAVDPVFTWVRLAQRIPVRIEIGEVPEGVVLAAGQTCTVVVRPSR; the protein is encoded by the coding sequence ATGAACCTCATGAAACCGATCGACTTCCACTCCGAGACGACGAAACGTTACGCCCGCACGGGCCTCATCGTCGTGCTGGCGGCGCTCTCCGGCTGGGCGCTCTGGTATCACTACCAGCTCGCGCCGTGGACCCGCAACGGACGGGTGCGCGTCCAGGTCGCCAACGTCGCCCCCGAGATCGGCGGTAAAATCGTCGGGATCATGGTCCGCGACAACCAGCGCGTGAAGAAGGGCGATCCGCTTTTCGCCCTCTGCGACGACGACTACCGCTTCGCCCTCGCGCAGGCCGAGGCCCAGGTCGAGGCGACCGGAGCCGAAATGGAGGTGCAGAGGGAGAACGCCGCCCGCCGGGAAAGAATCGGCCCGATGGCCGTCTCCCAGGAGGAGATCGAGACGGCCTCCAGCGCGGCCGTCCGCGCCCATGCCGCCCACGCCGCCGCCGTCGCGGCCCGCGATCAGGCCCGGCTCAACCTCGACCGGACGGTGATCTCCGCGCCGGTCGACGGCTACGTCACCAACCTCGCGATGCGGATCGGCGACTTCGCCCGCCCGGGCGAGATCAAGGTGAGCCTCGTCGACGAGCATTCCTTCTGGATCTCCGCCTACTTCGAGGAGACGAAGCTCCCCCGCATCCACGAGGGCAATCGGGTGCGGATCCGGCTCATGGGCGTCGGCCCCGAACTCGAAGGGAAGGTCGACAGCATCTCGCGCGGCATCGCCGACGCCAACACCGCCACGGGAGCGCAGAACCTCCCCGCCGTCGATCCCGTCTTCACCTGGGTCCGCCTCGCCCAGCGGATCCCGGTGCGGATCGAGATCGGCGAGGTGCCGGAGGGCGTCGTCCTCGCCGCCGGGCAAACGTGCACCGTGGTGGTCCGGCCTTCCCGGTAA
- a CDS encoding aldo/keto reductase produces the protein MNIDPTWEPPIDLRLATLPLASGAGAIPALGFGTLIVGPAETRRATADALRAGFRHLDCAERYRNEREVGEALRAGFESGAMTREEVFLTTKLWNTNHRPERVEPAFDASCARLGVDYIDLYLAHTPFAFAPGAEMDPRDEEGRIVYDDGVTLLETWRAMERLVDQGKCRAIGLSDVTLETLIPLYEAARIKPAVIQVESHPYLPQTELLEFCHAKGIVFLAFAPLGHGIRPGPLDDPVIVALAREYWLTPAQVLLAWGIQRGTAILTTPKSPARARESRALLPLPQSALDEIDAIPTRIRLNSVVETGVPGFIARGR, from the coding sequence ATGAACATCGATCCGACATGGGAACCCCCCATCGACCTCCGCCTCGCCACACTCCCCCTCGCCTCGGGGGCCGGGGCGATCCCCGCCCTCGGCTTCGGGACGCTGATCGTCGGCCCCGCCGAGACCCGGCGGGCGACCGCCGATGCCTTGCGGGCCGGATTCCGCCACCTCGACTGCGCCGAACGGTACCGGAACGAGCGCGAGGTCGGCGAGGCGCTCCGGGCCGGGTTCGAGAGCGGGGCAATGACCCGCGAGGAGGTCTTCCTCACCACGAAGCTGTGGAATACCAATCACCGGCCCGAGCGGGTCGAACCGGCGTTCGATGCCAGCTGTGCCCGGCTGGGGGTCGATTACATCGACCTCTATCTGGCCCACACGCCGTTCGCCTTCGCGCCCGGAGCCGAGATGGACCCGCGCGACGAAGAGGGCAGGATCGTCTACGACGACGGCGTCACCCTTCTCGAAACTTGGCGGGCGATGGAACGCCTCGTCGATCAGGGCAAGTGCCGGGCGATCGGCCTCTCCGACGTCACCCTCGAAACGCTGATTCCCCTCTACGAGGCCGCGCGGATCAAGCCCGCCGTGATCCAGGTCGAGTCCCACCCCTATTTGCCCCAGACGGAGCTGCTCGAATTCTGCCATGCGAAGGGGATCGTCTTCCTCGCCTTTGCGCCCCTCGGCCACGGCATCCGGCCCGGCCCCCTCGACGACCCGGTGATCGTCGCCCTCGCCCGGGAGTATTGGCTGACCCCCGCCCAGGTCCTCCTCGCCTGGGGCATCCAGCGCGGCACGGCGATCCTCACCACCCCGAAGAGCCCCGCACGGGCCCGCGAGAGCCGCGCGCTCCTCCCCCTTCCCCAATCGGCGCTCGACGAGATCGACGCGATTCCGACGCGGATCCGCCTCAACTCGGTGGTGGAGACCGGCGTTCCCGGCTTCATCGCCCGGGGCCGCTGA
- a CDS encoding LLM class flavin-dependent oxidoreductase has product MSLQFHWFLPTYGDSRYIVGGGHGLPAGVAGGARPANLDYLGQIARSAEQLGYVGALTPTGAWCEDAFIVDAMLASVTKTFKFLVAVRPGLISPTLAAQMAATFQRHSDNRLLLNVVVGGEPVEQRAYADFSDKSERYERADEFLQIVRALWERPDVNFQGRFYQVENATLPYRPDVIPPLYIGGSSAGAGPVTARHIDSYLTWGEPTPAVAKKIEWIRGLAAAEGRRVRFGIRLHVISRDTPEAAWAEASRLLSAIDPETIRQVQAGLARSEGEGQRRMLALHNGSTANLEIEPNLWAGFGLVRGGCGTALVGSHAEIAAKIKAYAALGIEEFVLSGVPHLEEAYWFAEGVLPLLQKEGLWSHPQGPAAASCVPNEIPFAASTSRKLASAS; this is encoded by the coding sequence ATGAGCCTTCAATTCCATTGGTTCCTCCCCACCTACGGGGACAGCCGTTACATCGTCGGCGGCGGCCACGGCCTCCCCGCCGGAGTCGCCGGAGGAGCGCGTCCGGCCAACCTCGACTACCTCGGCCAGATCGCCCGGAGCGCCGAGCAGCTCGGCTACGTCGGCGCCCTCACCCCCACCGGGGCCTGGTGCGAGGACGCCTTCATCGTCGACGCCATGCTCGCCTCGGTCACCAAGACCTTCAAATTCCTCGTCGCCGTCCGCCCCGGCCTCATCTCCCCCACCCTCGCCGCGCAGATGGCCGCCACCTTCCAGCGCCACTCGGACAACCGCCTCCTCCTCAACGTCGTCGTCGGCGGGGAGCCCGTCGAGCAGCGCGCCTATGCCGACTTCTCCGACAAATCGGAACGTTACGAGCGGGCCGACGAATTCCTCCAGATCGTCCGCGCCCTGTGGGAGCGGCCCGACGTGAACTTCCAGGGCCGGTTCTACCAGGTCGAGAACGCCACCCTCCCCTACCGGCCCGACGTCATCCCGCCCCTCTACATCGGCGGCTCCTCCGCCGGGGCCGGTCCCGTCACCGCCCGCCACATCGACAGCTACCTCACCTGGGGCGAGCCGACTCCCGCCGTCGCGAAGAAGATCGAGTGGATCCGCGGCCTCGCCGCCGCCGAGGGTCGCCGCGTCCGCTTCGGCATCCGCCTCCACGTCATCAGCCGGGACACCCCGGAAGCCGCCTGGGCCGAGGCGAGCCGCCTCCTCTCCGCCATCGATCCCGAGACGATCCGCCAGGTCCAGGCGGGCCTCGCCCGGAGCGAGGGCGAAGGGCAGAGACGGATGCTCGCCCTCCACAACGGCTCGACCGCCAACCTCGAGATCGAGCCGAACCTCTGGGCCGGCTTCGGCCTCGTCCGGGGCGGCTGCGGGACCGCCCTCGTCGGGAGCCACGCCGAGATCGCCGCGAAGATCAAGGCCTACGCCGCGCTCGGCATCGAGGAATTCGTCCTCTCCGGCGTCCCCCACCTCGAAGAAGCCTACTGGTTCGCCGAGGGCGTCCTGCCCCTCCTCCAAAAGGAAGGCCTCTGGAGCCACCCGCAAGGCCCCGCCGCCGCCTCCTGCGTCCCGAACGAAATCCCCTTCGCCGCCTCGACCAGCCGGAAGCTGGCGAGCGCGAGCTGA
- a CDS encoding GlxA family transcriptional regulator — MAVSSGTKRIVFFGLPPVREIDLIGAIDVFATANQLAGGKPLYELKVIAAEPVRGKRIAGMFGLSLSCDGDYRAFRGEIDTLLVPGGRGVEERKAAPAAIAWLRKAASRSRRVGSICTGTFLLAQAGLLDGKRAATHWAFAADLAKRYPKVGVDPEPIWIQDGNYYTSAGVTSGIDLSLALLEEDHGAALALDVARMMVVFLKRPGNQAQFSVSLAAQKTESKPLHELRVWMAEHLSADLSVEALARRVAMSPRNFQRVFAGEAGKPVARYVEELRIEAARRHLERTTQSLDEIAGRCGFKCADTMGRAFVRSLHATPGEYRSRFRSSGIGK, encoded by the coding sequence ATGGCCGTCTCCTCCGGAACCAAGCGGATCGTCTTCTTCGGTCTTCCCCCCGTCCGGGAGATCGACCTGATCGGGGCGATCGACGTCTTCGCGACGGCCAACCAGCTCGCGGGCGGGAAACCCCTCTACGAACTCAAGGTGATCGCCGCCGAGCCGGTCCGGGGGAAACGGATCGCGGGGATGTTCGGCCTCTCCCTCTCGTGCGACGGCGATTACCGCGCCTTCCGGGGGGAGATCGACACCCTCCTCGTCCCCGGCGGACGGGGCGTGGAGGAACGGAAGGCCGCCCCCGCCGCGATCGCCTGGCTGCGGAAGGCGGCTTCGCGCAGCCGCCGCGTCGGGTCGATCTGCACCGGCACCTTCCTGCTGGCCCAGGCCGGGCTCCTCGACGGGAAGCGGGCGGCGACCCACTGGGCCTTCGCCGCCGACCTGGCGAAGCGTTACCCGAAGGTCGGCGTCGACCCCGAGCCGATCTGGATCCAGGACGGCAACTACTACACCTCGGCGGGCGTCACCTCGGGGATCGATCTTTCGCTCGCCCTTCTCGAGGAGGACCACGGGGCAGCCCTCGCCCTCGACGTCGCCCGGATGATGGTCGTCTTCCTGAAGCGGCCCGGGAACCAGGCCCAGTTCAGCGTCTCCCTCGCCGCGCAGAAGACGGAGAGCAAGCCTCTTCATGAGCTCCGCGTCTGGATGGCGGAGCATCTCTCCGCCGATCTCTCCGTCGAGGCCCTGGCCCGGCGCGTGGCGATGAGCCCGCGCAACTTCCAGCGCGTCTTCGCCGGGGAGGCGGGCAAGCCGGTCGCCCGCTACGTCGAGGAACTGCGGATCGAGGCCGCGCGCCGCCACCTCGAGCGGACGACGCAGAGCCTCGACGAGATCGCCGGGCGCTGCGGCTTCAAGTGCGCCGACACGATGGGCCGCGCCTTCGTCCGCTCGCTCCACGCCACGCCCGGCGAATACCGCAGCCGGTTCCGTTCCTCCGGGATCGGCAAATAG
- a CDS encoding HD domain-containing protein, translating into MSISTTSIAGIRIPDSKLAREATELVRDTESPLLFHHSTRVYLWGALAGARRKLKFHPELLYIGAMFHDIGLTPQYRSGTERFEVDGANAAQDFLRRHGIDQPLIDIVWDAIALHTTPGIPKHKKPEVALVTAGVEMDVLGLGYLDVPDAQREAVVAAHPRGDHFKEQIIHAFNEGFRHKPETTFGTVNDDVLALHDPAFKRANFCSIILNSAWRE; encoded by the coding sequence ATGAGCATCAGCACCACCTCGATCGCCGGCATCCGCATCCCCGACAGCAAACTGGCCCGCGAGGCCACCGAACTGGTCCGCGACACCGAGTCGCCCCTCCTCTTCCACCACTCGACCCGGGTCTACCTCTGGGGGGCCCTCGCCGGGGCCCGCCGGAAGCTGAAGTTCCATCCGGAGCTCCTCTACATCGGCGCGATGTTCCACGACATCGGGCTGACCCCGCAGTATCGCAGCGGGACCGAGCGGTTCGAGGTCGACGGGGCGAACGCGGCCCAGGACTTCCTGCGGCGGCACGGGATCGACCAGCCCCTGATCGACATCGTCTGGGACGCCATCGCCCTCCACACCACGCCGGGCATTCCGAAGCACAAGAAACCGGAGGTCGCCCTCGTCACCGCCGGGGTCGAGATGGATGTCCTCGGCCTCGGCTACCTCGACGTCCCCGACGCGCAGCGGGAGGCCGTCGTCGCCGCCCATCCCCGGGGCGACCACTTCAAGGAACAGATCATCCACGCCTTCAACGAAGGCTTCCGCCACAAGCCCGAAACGACGTTCGGCACCGTGAACGACGATGTCCTCGCCCTCCACGACCCCGCGTTCAAGCGGGCCAACTTCTGCAGCATCATCCTGAACTCGGCCTGGCGCGAATAG
- a CDS encoding ABC transporter ATP-binding protein, with translation MLELHSLSRRFGSGDTRAGLGTVSLRIDEGEIVALIGPSGCGKSTLLRLLAGLEEPSTGRALWRGHEITRTRPRHGEIGVVFQEPRLLPWFTVRQNVRFGLGPKPQPGEEPLVDEVLERVGLTRFAAAMPKELSGGMAQRVGIARALVSRPSLVLLDEPFSALDALNRLRLQNHFLTLWEGTGRTLLLVTHDIDEALLFASRILVLSGSPGEIVADYRIALPRPRVRTDASFQHWKERLLADLGLAEVHPFADHVPLI, from the coding sequence ATGCTCGAACTCCATTCCCTCTCCCGCCGCTTCGGCTCCGGCGACACCCGCGCCGGCCTCGGCACCGTCAGCCTCCGGATCGACGAGGGCGAGATCGTCGCCCTCATCGGGCCGAGCGGCTGCGGCAAGAGCACCCTCCTCCGCCTCCTCGCCGGGCTGGAGGAACCCTCGACCGGGAGGGCCCTCTGGCGCGGCCACGAAATCACCCGCACCCGGCCCCGGCACGGGGAGATCGGCGTCGTCTTCCAGGAGCCCCGCCTCCTGCCGTGGTTCACCGTCCGCCAGAACGTCCGCTTCGGCCTCGGGCCGAAACCGCAGCCCGGGGAGGAACCCCTCGTCGACGAAGTCCTCGAACGGGTCGGCCTCACCCGCTTCGCCGCGGCGATGCCGAAGGAACTCTCCGGCGGCATGGCCCAGCGCGTCGGCATCGCCCGCGCCCTCGTCTCCCGCCCCTCCCTCGTCCTCCTCGACGAGCCCTTCAGCGCCCTCGACGCCCTGAACCGGCTCCGCCTCCAGAACCACTTCCTCACCCTCTGGGAGGGAACGGGGCGGACCCTCCTCCTCGTCACCCACGACATCGACGAGGCGCTCCTCTTCGCCAGCCGCATCCTCGTCCTCAGCGGCAGCCCCGGCGAGATCGTCGCCGACTACCGCATCGCCCTCCCCCGCCCCCGCGTCCGGACCGACGCCTCCTTCCAGCATTGGAAGGAGCGGCTCCTCGCCGACCTCGGCCTCGCCGAGGTCCATCCCTTCGCCGACCATGTCCCTCTCATTTGA
- a CDS encoding DUF1656 domain-containing protein produces MEHEINLAGLYVSPFVVVLALGAAAFLPLRALLDALQFDRYVWHRPLAEACLFVITLGLLALIL; encoded by the coding sequence ATGGAACATGAAATCAACCTCGCGGGCCTCTACGTCTCGCCCTTCGTCGTCGTGCTCGCGCTCGGCGCGGCGGCGTTCCTGCCGCTGCGCGCCCTCCTCGACGCCCTTCAATTCGACCGATACGTCTGGCATCGGCCCCTCGCCGAGGCCTGCCTCTTCGTCATCACCCTGGGCCTGCTGGCCCTCATTCTATGA
- a CDS encoding FUSC family protein — translation MIHLTPARREAFAFGLRSWLACVLALYLAFLLQIDEPLWAALTVWQVIQPAPGMAISKGFYRMVGVVIGALMGIVLIALFSQTPELFIVALALWVGACTVAASLLTRFRGFAGVSAGFMTALVGLGAYHAPEKVFDIAMARGAATLIGIACSLLVTTLFAPRRAQAALIQSLRQAISDTARRAAFPLEGALADRFALGPSLAGSLVGLEPVIEFAAQESARGRQSAGPARRLVADLFAVLTAKRALEEYLGRVGLGRDAGSIALYREGMALLDQVPAMMAAGKEAELLEKTRAYHRRVREAARATSSPRIDDRLADLAAHLERALTLCLALQDESRSAPPSDRAFRLHFHRDRQAAAINGARSFLAVLLAGAFWIGSQWSAGPFLIIPIVMVCSIFVSAPYPEAAALNFMKGAACGIGAAYLCTYHFLAGTGDFALFAASEALFLIPAAMIQLNPRRTAFGLAYGIFFFLVGEPSNAMTFNPAAFFNSALAILTGALVATLAFRLFMPPDPRRARRHVVSRMRSGLKEMAEQEPIPAHSEWQTRNFDRVYRLCDPANPSAIRGSQAREWYEGGLATVHAGNEVLRLRHLLREGALPERAATLGRSLLRAVADIAAEPEAVSPAIRRTTAALAAMTPPTENPGAWDRLLAVADELEAFFAAHSRFLNPERKPMNERIYGT, via the coding sequence ATGATCCACCTCACTCCAGCACGACGCGAGGCGTTCGCCTTCGGGCTCCGCAGCTGGCTGGCCTGCGTCCTCGCGCTTTATCTGGCGTTCCTGCTGCAGATCGACGAGCCGCTGTGGGCGGCCCTGACGGTCTGGCAGGTGATCCAGCCCGCACCGGGCATGGCGATCTCGAAGGGGTTCTACCGGATGGTCGGCGTCGTGATCGGGGCCCTCATGGGGATAGTCCTGATCGCCCTCTTCTCCCAGACGCCCGAACTCTTCATCGTGGCGTTGGCGCTCTGGGTCGGCGCCTGCACCGTCGCCGCCTCGCTGCTCACCCGCTTCCGCGGCTTTGCCGGCGTCTCGGCCGGGTTCATGACGGCCCTGGTCGGTCTGGGGGCCTATCACGCGCCGGAGAAGGTCTTCGATATCGCGATGGCCCGGGGTGCGGCGACCCTCATCGGGATCGCCTGCTCCCTCCTGGTGACGACTCTCTTCGCCCCCCGGCGGGCCCAGGCCGCGCTCATCCAATCGCTCCGCCAGGCGATCTCCGACACGGCCCGCCGCGCCGCCTTTCCGCTGGAAGGCGCGTTGGCCGACCGCTTCGCCCTGGGACCGTCGCTGGCCGGATCGCTGGTCGGACTCGAGCCCGTGATCGAGTTCGCCGCGCAGGAATCGGCGCGCGGGCGGCAGAGCGCCGGCCCGGCCCGCCGCCTCGTGGCCGACCTCTTCGCGGTCCTCACCGCGAAGCGGGCGCTGGAGGAATACCTGGGCCGCGTCGGCCTGGGCCGGGATGCCGGGAGCATCGCCCTCTACCGCGAAGGGATGGCGCTGCTCGATCAGGTGCCCGCGATGATGGCGGCGGGGAAGGAGGCCGAGCTCCTCGAGAAGACCCGCGCCTATCACCGGCGGGTGCGCGAGGCGGCGAGGGCGACCTCCTCCCCCCGGATCGACGACCGCTTGGCCGACCTCGCCGCCCACCTGGAACGGGCGCTGACCCTCTGCCTCGCCCTCCAGGACGAATCGCGATCGGCTCCCCCTTCGGATCGGGCTTTCCGCCTCCACTTCCACCGCGACCGCCAGGCCGCCGCGATCAACGGCGCGCGCTCCTTCCTCGCCGTCCTTCTCGCCGGGGCCTTTTGGATCGGGAGCCAATGGTCGGCGGGGCCCTTCCTGATCATTCCGATCGTCATGGTCTGCAGCATCTTCGTCTCGGCCCCCTATCCCGAGGCGGCGGCGCTGAATTTCATGAAGGGGGCCGCCTGCGGCATCGGAGCGGCCTACCTCTGCACCTATCACTTCCTCGCGGGGACCGGCGACTTCGCCCTCTTCGCCGCCTCGGAGGCGCTCTTCCTGATCCCCGCCGCGATGATCCAGCTCAACCCCCGCCGCACCGCCTTCGGCCTGGCCTACGGCATCTTCTTCTTCCTCGTCGGGGAGCCGTCCAATGCGATGACGTTCAACCCGGCGGCCTTCTTCAACAGCGCGCTCGCCATCCTGACCGGGGCGCTCGTCGCCACCCTGGCCTTCCGGCTCTTCATGCCGCCCGACCCGCGGCGCGCCCGCCGCCACGTGGTTTCCCGCATGCGGAGCGGCCTGAAGGAAATGGCGGAGCAGGAACCGATCCCCGCCCACTCCGAGTGGCAGACGCGGAACTTCGACCGGGTCTATCGCCTTTGCGATCCCGCAAACCCCTCGGCGATCCGGGGGAGCCAGGCCCGCGAATGGTACGAGGGCGGCCTGGCGACGGTTCACGCGGGCAACGAGGTGCTGCGGCTGCGCCACCTCCTCCGCGAGGGCGCGTTGCCCGAGCGGGCGGCAACGCTCGGGCGCTCCCTCCTGCGCGCCGTCGCCGACATCGCGGCCGAACCCGAGGCCGTCTCTCCCGCCATCCGGAGGACAACCGCCGCCTTGGCCGCCATGACGCCGCCGACGGAAAACCCCGGAGCCTGGGACCGCCTCCTGGCCGTCGCGGACGAACTCGAGGCGTTCTTCGCGGCCCACTCCCGCTTTTTGAACCCGGAACGGAAGCCGATGAACGAAAGGATCTATGGAACATGA
- a CDS encoding acyl-CoA dehydrogenase family protein has protein sequence MSRLPPLSTAETRSAAVGALAETFARTAAERDRLGGTAQAERDLLRASGLLTLAIPEALGGQGAPWPEILGHVRRFAAVDGSLAHLFGFQHLLLATVALFGSEAQQESFFRRTVEGRWFWGNALNPLDPGTLASATEGGRRINGRKSFSSGSVDADALVVSASDEAHGGKLLVGVLPLAERRDGVRVLADWDAFGQRQTDSGAVLFENVLLRDDEILRTPGPLGDIRATLRPLLAQSILVHVYLGLAEGAFAEALPLASAATRPWLASGVERPQDDPYLLARHGEIALALRSAALLAEAAARSLRHTWEKGENLTEAERGEAALDIAAAKIATTRAALDIPSKIFDLVGAKAAVHAARLDRFWRNARLHTLHDPIDYKVRELGVHALLGTHPKPTFYS, from the coding sequence ATGAGCCGACTCCCTCCCCTCTCGACCGCCGAGACCCGCTCCGCCGCCGTCGGCGCCCTCGCCGAAACCTTCGCCCGGACCGCCGCCGAGCGCGACCGCCTCGGCGGCACCGCCCAGGCGGAGCGCGATCTCCTCCGCGCCAGCGGCCTCCTCACCCTCGCCATCCCCGAGGCCCTCGGCGGACAGGGAGCCCCGTGGCCCGAGATCCTCGGCCACGTCCGCCGCTTCGCCGCCGTCGACGGCTCCCTCGCCCACCTCTTCGGCTTCCAGCACCTCCTCCTCGCCACCGTCGCCCTCTTCGGCAGCGAGGCCCAGCAGGAGTCGTTCTTCCGCCGCACCGTCGAGGGCCGCTGGTTCTGGGGCAACGCCCTCAACCCGCTCGATCCCGGCACCCTCGCCTCGGCGACCGAAGGCGGACGCAGGATCAACGGCAGGAAGAGCTTCAGCTCCGGCTCCGTCGACGCCGACGCTCTCGTTGTCTCCGCCTCCGACGAGGCCCACGGGGGCAAGCTCCTCGTCGGCGTCCTTCCCCTGGCCGAGCGCCGCGACGGCGTCCGCGTCCTCGCCGACTGGGACGCCTTCGGCCAGCGCCAGACCGACAGCGGCGCCGTCCTCTTCGAGAACGTCCTCCTCCGCGACGACGAGATCCTCCGCACCCCCGGCCCCCTCGGCGACATCCGCGCCACCCTGCGTCCCCTCCTCGCCCAATCGATCCTCGTCCACGTCTACCTCGGCCTCGCCGAGGGCGCCTTCGCCGAAGCCCTCCCCCTCGCCTCGGCGGCGACGCGCCCCTGGCTCGCCTCCGGCGTCGAGCGCCCCCAGGACGACCCCTATCTCCTGGCCCGCCACGGCGAGATCGCCCTCGCCCTCCGCTCGGCGGCCCTCCTCGCCGAAGCCGCCGCCCGCTCCCTCCGGCACACCTGGGAAAAGGGAGAAAACCTCACCGAAGCGGAACGGGGCGAAGCCGCCCTCGACATCGCCGCCGCCAAGATCGCCACGACCCGCGCCGCTCTCGACATCCCCTCCAAAATCTTCGACCTCGTCGGAGCCAAGGCCGCCGTCCACGCCGCCCGCCTCGACCGCTTCTGGCGCAACGCCCGCCTCCACACCCTCCACGACCCGATCGACTACAAGGTCCGGGAACTCGGCGTCCATGCCCTCCTCGGCACCCATCCGAAGCCGACCTTTTACTCCTGA
- a CDS encoding ABC transporter permease — MTAVAPSLRPFPASPPGKRGEERARVVRPPREERWRGLVVPALLLLGWEAAARSRLLDPSLFPSPEAVWAEGARLAASGELRDHLAATFSRVLSGFALGAAAATLLGSLAGFSRSLRAFLDPTLQAVRNVPSMAWVPLFLLWFGIAETGKLALIALGAFFPIYLNLMEGVRAVDRKLVEAGRTHGFSGLALLRSVHVPAALPAYLVGLRQGLALAWMFVVAAEIMGASRGLGFLLIDGETTGRPATLLASFLLFAACGKGTDALLARASTRLLRWQDTHSEKR, encoded by the coding sequence ATGACCGCGGTCGCGCCCTCCCTCCGTCCCTTCCCGGCTTCCCCGCCGGGGAAGCGGGGGGAGGAGCGCGCCCGGGTCGTCCGCCCCCCGCGCGAGGAACGATGGCGCGGACTCGTCGTCCCCGCCCTCCTCCTCCTCGGCTGGGAAGCCGCCGCCCGGAGCCGCCTCCTCGATCCCAGCCTCTTCCCCTCGCCCGAAGCCGTCTGGGCCGAAGGCGCCCGCCTCGCCGCCTCCGGGGAATTGCGGGACCACCTCGCCGCCACCTTCTCCCGCGTCCTCTCGGGCTTCGCCCTCGGCGCGGCCGCCGCCACGCTCCTCGGCTCCCTCGCCGGCTTCTCCCGCTCCCTCCGCGCCTTCCTCGACCCGACGCTCCAGGCCGTCCGCAACGTCCCCTCGATGGCGTGGGTCCCCCTCTTCCTCCTCTGGTTCGGCATCGCCGAGACCGGCAAGCTCGCCCTCATCGCCCTCGGCGCCTTCTTCCCCATCTACCTGAATCTCATGGAAGGGGTCCGCGCCGTCGACCGGAAGCTCGTCGAGGCCGGGCGCACCCACGGCTTCTCCGGCCTCGCCCTTCTCCGGTCCGTCCACGTCCCGGCGGCGCTTCCCGCCTACCTCGTCGGCCTGCGGCAGGGCCTCGCCCTCGCGTGGATGTTCGTCGTCGCCGCCGAGATCATGGGAGCCAGCCGGGGCCTCGGCTTCCTCCTCATCGACGGGGAGACGACGGGCCGCCCGGCCACCCTCCTCGCCAGCTTCCTCCTCTTCGCCGCCTGCGGCAAGGGGACCGACGCCCTCCTCGCCCGCGCCTCCACCCGCCTCCTCCGGTGGCAGGACACCCATTCCGAAAAACGCTGA